Proteins found in one Plasmodium knowlesi strain H genome assembly, chromosome: 12 genomic segment:
- a CDS encoding CDK-related protein kinase 6, putative — MIPRDISNFEFLCVIGKGTYGIVYKALDKDENQLVAIKKIINLCDDNYGISKSILRELTILQKIRHKNIINLKHVFYGKDIEEKLKGENLENSCLYLVFEYCDIDLLNLMKKYNMDIREAKYVIFELLLATSYLHGKNYLHRDIKPENIFINSCGEIKLGDLGLSVERTENMTPTVVTRWYRSPEILLESKNYDHKVDIWSLGCLFVELITGRPLFPGKNDESQLELIYLVLGDKSKLSVGDEDRHRMFPYFEKNDLKNIIGDEATADLISKMLIYDPAYRISSKEALKHPCFNDIAQIKPSSIL, encoded by the exons ATGATCCCCAGAGACATTTCCAACTTTGAGTTTTTGTGTGTAATAGGAAAGGGAACCTATG GTATCGTTTACAAGGCGCTCGACAAAGATGAGAACCAACTTGtggccataaaaaaaataattaacttGTGCGATGACAACTATGGCATAAGCAAAAGCATCCTGCGTGAGTTAACCATCCTTCAGAAAATTCGgcacaaaaatattataa ACCTGAAGCACGTTTTCTATGGAAAAGAtatagaggaaaaactcaaaggagaaaatttagAGAACTCCTGTTTATACCTG GTCTTCGAGTATTGTGACATCGATCTGCTCAATTTGATGAAGAAGTACAACATGGATATCCGGGAAGCCAAGTACGTAATTTTTGAGCTTCTCCTGGCGACCTCCTATTTGCATGGAAAGAACTACTTACACAGGGACATCAAACCAGAAAACATATTTATAAACTCTTGTGGAGAAATTAAGTTGGGGGATTTGGGACTGTCTGTTGAAAGAACCGAAAATATGACTCCCACAGTGGTGACCCGTTGGTACAGATCGCCCGAAATTTTACTTGAGTCCAAGAATTACGACCACAAGGTGGACATATGGAGCTTGGGTTGTCTTTTCGTGGAGTTGATAACGGGCAG GCCACTATTCCCGGGGAAGAATGACGAATCACAG CTGGAACTGATTTATTTGGTTCTTGGTGATAAGAGCAAATTGTCCGTTGGGGACGAAGACCGCCATAGGATGTTTCCCTATTTTGAG AAGAATGATCTAAAAAACATAATTGGAGACGAAGCCACCGCCGACCTGATTTCTAAAATGCTGATTTATGACCCGGCCTACCGCATATCTTCAAAAGAAG CGCTAAAGCACCCCTGCTTTAACGACATTGCACAGATAAAACCTTCGAGCATTCTTTAA
- a CDS encoding mitochondrial intermediate peptidase, putative, which produces MMNRRSCQLVEAVCSGTTLEGIKWCATSRKVRSSFLRRFPGGTSRRNFFFKKESEKTGETTNFLAKLNLKNFVKKGRNGGGIIYSEDGDRRKENYNCQSLGQKSKEHLENVDTLSEGDVERIDKILAELTRVTKQTNGKGHLLELIGLTSSGENVIQASLVCINTCDSILKKMCKEQNIFKIINMVDTVSNNLCKLGDALELLRNLHTNQGVMAKAHEALEKLTTYIDVINIDEKIYHFLKTKYEEHAHALDREHAEVLLNMIMSMENQGVHIKDRKQRQEYLELQAQEKYISFHATSNVGNEYDGVFIQKRRLLPFIDEEVIHNYEKKIKPFIESGKVKKNNTHENYDSAEWIFLLQDSSFIMTVLENVPDEEVARNAHALLKKPNQTFLKNILVLQYYRNMLTQFRNFRNFSEYSLKNCILNSPEKVHYFLRNFFNTVLPHFFEELRFVERYIDATSSRGERTMTRHLEGGAVYCAGEGTSEKVSGNTLEHHTQWFNGADKHPRSMDGGGRRPKLTPENMFYYMNEIRKEKLKEIEAEMKNRLTLYQVIRFVVKLLKDSYALEMVNVAPLPNELWDESILKFEIRDGSYTYGYLYMDLFERENKNHSIAQYTVRCSKNMNACLKHQWFEESAREFPFFYAGIVRDGMDNNKASGTTHDTPNWPSVGRTHEQAYRQTTSTFLVCNFSTKLSAPDGQGASASAPPQDNLFINEKIAYSLGRIKMSIDKVNMFLHEFGHTLHCILSSTYLQHLSGNRGGVDFSEFTSHFFEEYLNSYDALLQLYGENGKETSHSREKTERMIKSYLDSKNILCYYSIMQVTIQSIIDQIFYCLSDKSSCITERNELIEKKINEYFSGVYYKDIFILDLFPQIHFSKTTHLVHYPANYFCYLYCSVLSKYVWERTFKRDLMNPRKGAELVNFMRGGSVDSSLRNIIALVEGDSEKVQYYTENPQHLPLEDYLKHYSGKNKSEEYNTFLEAL; this is translated from the exons ATGATGAACCGCAGATCTTGTCAGCTGGTCGAGGCGGTGTGTAGTGGGACGACACTTGAAGGTATAAAATGGTGCGCTACTTCTAGAAAAGTTCGTAGCTCCTTTTTGAGGAGATTCCCTGGGGGGACATCCCGTagaaatttcttcttcaaaaaggaGAGCGAAAAAACAGGAGAAACGACAAATTTTCTGGCAAAactgaatttaaaaaattttgtaaaaaaaggaagaaatggggGAGGGATAATCTACTCGGAGGATGGGGATCgaaggaaggagaattaCAATTGCCAATCGTTAGGCCAAAAGAGTAAGGAGCATCTTGAAAATGTAGACACGCTAAGTGAAGGTGATGTAGAAAGAATAGATAAAATTCTTGCAGAGTTAACCAGAGTAACAAAACAGACAAATGGAAAGGGGCACCTGCTAGAACTGATTGGATTAACAAGCAGCGGAGAAAATGTCATACAAGCCAGCCTCGTCTGCATAAATACATGCGATAGTATACTAaagaaaatgtgcaaagagcaaaatattttcaaaattatcaACATGGTAGATACAGTTTCAAATAACTTATGCAAATTAGGAGATGCACTGGAATTGCTCAGAAATCTACACACTAACCAAGGGGTAATGGCCAAGGCACATGAGGCTTTGGAGAAGCTGACCACGTATATTGACGTAATTAatattgatgaaaaaatttaccattttttaaaaacgaaaTATGAAGAGCATGCACATGCGTTGGATCGGGAGCACGCAGAAGTTCTGCTCAACATGATAATGTCCATGGAAAATCAGGGGGTCCATATAAAGGATAGGAAGCAGAGACAAGAATATTTGGAACTCCAGgcacaagaaaaatatatttcctttcATGCTACATCGAATGTCGGAAATGAGTATGACGGTGTGTTCATACAAAAGAGGAGACTCCTACCTTTTATCGATGAGGAGGTTATACATAAttacgagaaaaaaataaaaccttTTATTGAAAGTGgtaaagtaaagaaaaataacacaCATGAAAATTACGATTCAGCTGAATGGATATTTCTCCTCCAGGACAGCTCGTTCATCATGACGGTGCTTGAAAATGTCCCTGATGAAGAAGTAGCAAGGAACGCCCATGCGCTACTGAAGAAGCCAAACCAGACATTCCTAAAAAACATACTGGTGTTGCAGTATTATAGAAATATGCTAACTCAATTTCGAAATTTTAGAAACTTCAGTGAATACTCTCTAAAAAATTGCATTCTAAACAGCCCGGAGAAGGTGCACTATTTTTtgaggaatttttttaatactgTTTTGCCCCACTTTTTTGAAGAGCTGCGTTTTGTGGAAAGGTACATCGACGCGACTTCATCCAGAGGGGAAAGGACGATGACGAGACATCTCGAGGGGGGTGCAGTATACTGTGCGGGGGAAGGCACCTCAGAAAAGGTCTCTGGAAATACGTTAGAACACCACACGCAGTGGTTCAACGGAGCTGATAAGCACCCACGCAGTATGGACGGAGGAGGGAGGCGCCccaagctaaccccggaaaaTATGTTCTACTACATGAACGAAATACGGAAGGAGAAGCTCAAAGAGATCGAGgcggaaatgaaaaatcgATTGACTCTGTATCAGGTTATTCGTTTTGTCGTAAAGCTCTTGAAGGATTCCTACGCTCTGGAGATGGTGAACGTTGCACCGTTGCCGAACGAACTGTGGGACGAGAGCATATTAAAATTTGAAATAAGGGACGGGAGTTACACTTACGGGTATTTATATATGGATCTTTTCGAGCGCGAAAACAAGAACCACTCAATTGCTCAATACACCGTTCGGTGCTCCAAGAATATGAACGCCTGCTTGAAGCACCAGTGGTTTGAGGAAAGCGCGCGAGAGTTCCCCTTCTTCTACGCGGGCATCGTGCGAGACGGCATGGACAACAATAAAGCCAGCGGAACAACCCACGACACGCCCAACTGGCCATCTGTTGGGCGAACCCATGAACAAGCATACCGACAAACCACATCCACCTTCCTTGTGTGCAACTTCAGTACAAAATTGAGCGCCCCGGATGGACAAGGCGCCTCCGCGAGTGCCCCCCCTCAGGATAACCTCttcataaatgaaaaaatagccTACTCACttggaagaataaaaatgtcCATCGACAAGGTAAACATGTTTCTACACGAATTTGGACACACCCTCCACTGCATACTGAGCTCGACATATCTGCAGCATCTGTCAGGAAATAGAGGTGGCGTAGATTTCTCAGAATTCACATCTCATTTTTTCGAGGAATATTTAAACAGTTACGATGCGTTGTTGCAACTATatggagaaaatggaaaagaaacaagCCATAGCCGCGAGAAGACCGAAAGAATGATAAAAAGTTATTTGGAtagcaaaaatattctctGCTATTATTCCATCATGCAGGTGACGATTCAGTCCATCATTGATCAGATTTTTTATTGTCTATCGGACAAATCCAGTTGCATTACTGAGCGAAATGAAttaattgagaaaaaaataaatgagtaCTTCTCCGGGGTCTACTACAAGGATATATTTATACTGGACTTATTTCCCCAGatccatttttccaaaacgACACATCTCGTCCATTATCCTGCCAATTATTTCTGCTACCTGTACTGCTCCGTGCTGTCCAAGTATGTTTGGGAGCGCACATTCAAGAGGGATTTGATGAATCCGAGGAAGGGTGCCGAACTTGTGAACTTCATGCGCGGG GGCTCGGTCGACTCCAGCTTAAGAAACATCATTGCATTGGTGGAAGGTGACTCGGAGAAGGTTCAGTACTACACGGAAAATCCGCAACACCTGCCACTTGAAGATTATTTGAAACATTACTCGGGGAAAAACAAGAGCGAGGAATACAACACCTTTTTGGAGGCCCTTTAA
- a CDS encoding tryptophan--tRNA ligase, putative, protein MDKLKTVYLDSALSIIKGALCVILQIPTSRTTESVKRKQNNNGVLTVKSILMEPTISQYDDIKKLIRNKIQEQVPFYNYQMKRALAEKIYGDCIYDNFGLSKDINEVNLIALEEWNINCNRNRVLQNTGLIKDIQINEFKYLTTKESLEVHFAVNPKYTFEELSGMYKSEKNLINFLLAPIVKVYTSEEESVLKGEVPTNDDFVYVHVEDILQKNKVLPPSGVENVNYERSKEVTPWDVNITEEGINYNKLIKEFGCSKITENHIKRIEQLTNRRAHHFIRREIFFSHRDLDFLLNYYEQNKCFYIYTGRGPSSLSMHLGHLIPFYFCKYLQDAFNVPLVIQMSDDEKFLFNQNYSLEYINTLTEENVKDIIAVGLNPELTFIFKNTKYAGYLYPTVLSIHKKTTLNQSMNVFGFNHSDNIGKISYPSFQIAPCFSQCFEQFLPPNIPCLVPQGIDQDPYFRLSRDIAVKMALHKPVVVHSVFMPGLQGVNTKMSSTKKKDEKGKSGPSAKDATDKKNTPKNNAGNSAKDHNNSVIFLTDTPEEIKNKINKYAFSGGGATIEEHRKKGGNLEKDISYQYLRYFMEDDDKLHEIGEKYRRGEMLSGELKKILIEILTELIQKHQQRKQAITEAEIAYFFDASKPGLKKFRGT, encoded by the exons ATGGATAAGCTAAAAACGGTGTATTTGGATTCGGCCCTGAGCATAATCAAGGGGGCTCTGTGCGTCATCCTTCAGATACCCACCAGCAGGACGACCGAAAGCGTAAAAAGAAAG CAAAACAACAATGGCGTGCTGACTGTGAAGTCTATCTTGATGGAGCCAACGATCAGCCAGTACGATGATATAAAGAAGCTGATCCGAAACAAAATCCAGGAGCAAGTCCCCTTTTACAACTACCAAATGAAAAGGGCCCTcgcagaaaaaatttacggAGACTGTATATATGATAACTTTGGGCTATCGAAGGACATCAACGAGGTTAACCTTATAGCATTGGAAGAATGGAACATCAACTGCAATAGAAATAGGGTTCTGCAAAACACAGGTTTGATAAAAGACATCCAGATAAACGAGTTCAAATATTTGACAACAAAAGAATCTCTGGAAGTTCATTTTGCAGTGAACCCCAAGTACACCTTTGAAGAATTGAGTGGTATGtacaaaagtgaaaaaaatctcATCAATTTTCTGTTGGCTCCAATTGTTAAAGTTTACACATCAGAGGAGGAGAGTGTTCTTAAGGGGGAGGTCCCCACCAATGATGATTTTGTGTATGTCCATGTAGAAgatattttgcaaaagaatAAAGTACTCCCCCCATCGGGGGTTGAAAATGTGAATTACGAAAGATCTAAGGAAGTGACTCCATGGGATGTAAACATAAcggaagaaggaattaaTTACAATAAATTGATAAAAGAATTTGGGTGCTCAAAAATTACAGAGAATCATATTAAGAGAATAGAACAGCTGACGAACAGAAGAGCTCACCATTTTATCCGACGAGAAATATTCTTCAGTCATAGGGACTTggattttttattaaattattatgaacagaataaatgcttttatatatacactgGTAGAGGACCTTCTTCCTTATCCATGCATTTGGGCCATTTGATCCCATTTTATTTCTGTAAATATTTGCAAGACGCTTTTAACGTACCATTGGTTATTCAGATGTCGGATGATGAGAAATTTCTCTTCAATCAAAACTACTCCCtagaatatataaataccTTGACGGAAGAAAACGTTAAAGACATTATAGCAGTTGGGTTGAACCCAGAGCtaacctttatttttaagaacacaaaATATGCAGGCTACTTATATCCAACGGTTTTATCTATCCATAAAAAGACAACACTAAATCAGAGTATGAATGTCTTTGGTTTTAATCATTCGGATAACATAGGCAAAATATCGTACCCCTCTTTTCAGATTGCTCCATGCTTTTCGCAGTGTTTTGAGCAATTCCTTCCTCCCAATATTCCTTGCCTAGTACCGCAGGGTATTGACCAGGATCCCTACTTCAGGCTCAGCAGAGACATCGCCGTGAAAATGGCTCTGCACAAACCAGTCGTTGTGCATTCCGTGTTTATGCCGGGGCTTCAAGGTGTGAATACCAAAATGAGCAgtacgaagaagaaggacgaaaagggaaagagtgGTCCTAGTGCGAAAGATGCGACTGACAAGAAGAACACCCCAAAGAATAACGCCGGAAACAGCGCGAAGGATCACAACAACAGCGTTATATTCCTAACTGATACGcctgaagaaattaaaaataaaattaacaagTATGCCTTCAGTGGGGGCGGGGCCACGATTGAGGAGCatagaaaaaagggaggtaaTTTGGAGAAGGATATTTCGTACCAATATTTGAGATACTTCATGGAGGATGATGACAAACTGCACGAAATTGGAGAGAAGTACAGACGGGGAGAAATGCTAAGTGGAGAACTCAAGAAGATTCTCATCGAGATTTTAACGGAGCTAATACAGAAGCATCAGCAGAGGAAGCAGGCCATCACGGAGGCGGAGATCGCCTATTTTTTTGACGCCAGCAAGCCAGGCTTGAAGAAGTTCAGGGGCACATAG
- a CDS encoding nuclear movement protein, putative: MDTDIVVNEKFDFIMLNIAKECGDINSLMNHFFSFLLRKTDFITNSKNIEQCEEIVLKTLRKYYKRKEEYVKKLKMEYEKMDEEKKKIYEREHSNSNSGKDEINGKKKSTNSKMNNNMKNVNTTSPLDNMQKEKRVVEIDEDGNIGNEELAINQHLPNGKGDSKKDGGEKRTSPISEYSSKAKAKNEGKANKSEESDEDTNDEPPKGNGGQTEKYTWTQTINSLDMYINLDQKVKTKDIKLEITYKKLYVSVKNEVIIDGEFYKHIKPEDSIWTLEDNRVIHVCIEKLNGMEWWSTVIKGDSEIDVKKIVPENSRMEDLDAETRSVVEKMLYDQRQKAMNLPTSDEQKKFEIFEKFKKMHPEMDFSKANINYGSSNPNNMFFGR; encoded by the coding sequence ATGGATACAGACATCGTGGTAAACGAAAAGTTTGACTTTATAATGCTAAATATTGCTAAAGAATGTGGAGACATTAACAGTTTGATGAAccatttcttctccttcctgttGCGTAAAACAGACTTTATTACCAACTCGAAAAACATAGAACAATGTGAAGAGATCGTTTTGAAAACGCTCAGGAAGTACTACAAACGCAAGGAAGAatatgtgaaaaaattaaaaatggaatacgaaaaaatggatgaagaaaaaaaaaaaatatacgaaAGGGAACACAGTAACAGTAATAGTGGGAAAGACGAAATAaacgggaagaagaaaagcacaaattcaaaaatgaacaataaTATGAAAAACGTAAATACAACATCTCCTTTGGACAACATGCAGAAGGAAAAGCGTGTTGTAGAAATTGATGAGGATGGAAATATTGGAAACGAAGAGTTAGCCATTAATCAACACCTTCCGAACGGAAAAGGGGACTCCAAAAAAGACGGAGGTGAAAAGAGAACCTCTCCTATTAGTGAATATTCCAGCAAAGCGAAAGCGAAGAATGAAGGGAAAGCAAATAAATCAGAGGAATCCGACGAGGACACTAATGATGAACCACCTAAGGGAAATGGTGgacaaacagaaaaatacacatgGACGCAAACTATAAACAGTCTcgatatgtacataaatCTGGACCAAAAGGTAAAAACGAAAGATATAAAGTTGGAAATAACGTACAAGAAATTGTATGTGAGTGTTAAAAACGAAGTTATTATTGATGGAGAATTTTATAAACATATAAAACCAGAGGATTCCATTTGGACCTTGGAAGATAATAGAGTTATTCATGTGTGCATTGAAAAGCTAAACGGAATGGAGTGGTGGTCTACCGTTATTAAGGGCGACTCCGAAATTGACGTTAAAAAAATCGTTCCAGAAAATTCCAGGATGGAAGACCTCGATGCGGAGACTAGGTCCGTGGTCGAAAAAATGCTCTACGACCAGAGGCAGAAGGCTATGAATTTACCCACATCTGATGAACAGAAGAAGTTTGAAATTTTTGAGAAGTTCAAGAAAATGCACCCAGAGATGGATTTTTCCAAGGCTAACATTAACTACGGTAGTTCCAACCCGAACAACATGTTCTTTGGCAGATAA